The Azospirillum baldaniorum genome contains a region encoding:
- a CDS encoding ATP-binding protein: MRLPRLGVAFRILAGLTVIAGLTAATGVVAVSLFGRFHEGFEQIATAKVPGLVNASQLAQQSGTLAANAPALVAVQSQSVRESVMARLSDQVALLEDLMTRLRDRGADMADVAELQRRKNELIANLMTLNTQVERQLAAAAETGGLVGRLMHLAERIRNAEEALRDKATTPRTLEEWEEARGVERRIDLWTAEAQHAVLLMLAASRADHEARVDRLRQDYRAAMDRAAEVVAALPSGAAFDLEPLYRELEALGLGEHNLFNSRLTEIGLARAIKGSIARNQNVSDRLVGAVSDHFLAIEQDIAARSGEFERVIRDGKNAILAMAVVSILGALGIFLYIHRNVVRRLRGLQTAMAASAAGRSVAIPTHGQDEIADMARALNYFVATIRSREHALSDSERRLRAILEQSPVGVSIGRPDGSVAFANARAAELAGLPLDAFVGRRHALALPGATLQGRALPQDGPGLVARDVEVAVDRPDGSRVWALQTLQRTEFEGEPAILAWSYDITGRKRAEEDLRHAKDQAEVAARSKSEFLATMSHEIRTPMNGVLGMLELIALTQLDAEQTELVTTVRDSATALLRIIDDILDLSKIEAGKLDLDEMDLDPRELVEGVAELLAPQAHQKALLLVCDLDRKVPAAVRGDPGRLRQILFNLTGNAIKFTDAGRVVLRTRLEPSDAGSDRLRLRFSVEDTGIGISSAGQARLFQPFSQADSSTTRRFGGTGLGLAICARLVEMMGGRIGVESAPGCGATFWFTVDLAPGDPRTVPGDDTDLTGLSIIVAEPDPVQRAVLIRALEDKRAAVADATTADEAVELLTMADADLLLLSDGLLEHHPDDAPGAPNPRLSAPAVLARIAAAGVRPPPTLHLVDGREQAGDCPPETGGDGAPSAGQPPRHDHLGRPIRRDALFRRLAALAGRAVPPDRQADSPLAATNGGPAALDKAAFETAALIPTAAPPMILVAEDHPTNQQVILRQLRQLGFEADLSGDGLEALTAWRARPYRLLITDCHMPRMDGYELSRQIRSAEAAAPDTESASGPVAGSVAGSRRRTAIIAMTANALAGEMERCTAAGMDDYIAKPVTLKQLATALNRALGEGSAAPPDEPPAAEPAATAEQTLDLDHVRTTFGGFDAASLDMLDFFLETTRPLLDEATVALQRCDLEAVRGTAHTLAGAARTAGANRLGRAASALELAAHRGDPDGAEQALAAVRAAYPAVEAAIRALRIGEAV, translated from the coding sequence ATGCGGCTTCCCCGGCTGGGCGTGGCGTTTCGCATCCTGGCGGGTCTGACCGTGATCGCCGGCCTGACCGCCGCCACCGGCGTGGTCGCCGTCTCCCTCTTCGGCCGCTTCCATGAGGGGTTCGAGCAGATCGCCACGGCCAAGGTGCCGGGCCTCGTCAACGCCTCGCAGCTGGCCCAGCAGAGCGGCACGCTGGCCGCCAACGCCCCGGCCCTGGTGGCGGTGCAGAGCCAGTCGGTGCGCGAATCGGTGATGGCCCGGCTGAGCGATCAGGTCGCCCTGCTGGAAGACCTGATGACCCGGCTGCGCGACCGCGGCGCCGACATGGCCGACGTGGCCGAGTTGCAGCGCCGCAAGAACGAGCTGATCGCCAACCTGATGACCCTGAACACCCAGGTGGAGCGCCAGCTCGCCGCCGCCGCGGAGACGGGCGGGCTGGTCGGCCGCCTGATGCATCTGGCCGAACGCATCCGCAACGCCGAGGAAGCGCTGCGGGACAAGGCCACCACCCCCCGCACCCTGGAGGAGTGGGAGGAGGCCCGGGGCGTCGAACGGCGGATCGACCTGTGGACGGCGGAGGCGCAGCACGCCGTCCTGCTGATGCTCGCCGCCTCCCGCGCCGACCACGAGGCGCGGGTGGACCGGTTGCGGCAGGACTACCGCGCCGCGATGGACCGCGCAGCGGAGGTCGTGGCCGCCCTGCCCTCCGGCGCCGCCTTCGACCTGGAGCCGCTGTACCGGGAGCTGGAGGCGCTGGGGCTCGGGGAACACAACCTGTTCAACAGCCGGCTGACGGAAATCGGGCTGGCCCGCGCCATCAAGGGCTCCATCGCGCGCAACCAGAACGTCTCCGACCGGCTGGTCGGCGCGGTGTCCGACCATTTCCTGGCCATCGAGCAGGACATCGCCGCCCGCTCCGGCGAGTTCGAGCGGGTGATCCGCGACGGCAAGAACGCCATCCTGGCGATGGCCGTGGTCTCCATCCTCGGGGCTCTCGGCATCTTCCTCTACATCCACCGCAACGTGGTGCGGCGGCTGCGCGGCCTGCAGACGGCCATGGCCGCGTCGGCAGCCGGGCGGTCCGTCGCCATCCCCACCCACGGGCAGGACGAGATCGCCGACATGGCGCGCGCCCTGAACTATTTCGTCGCCACCATCCGCTCGCGCGAGCACGCCCTGTCGGACAGCGAGCGCCGCCTGCGCGCGATCCTGGAGCAGAGCCCGGTCGGCGTGTCCATCGGGCGGCCTGACGGCTCCGTGGCCTTCGCCAACGCCCGCGCGGCGGAGCTGGCCGGGCTGCCGCTGGACGCCTTCGTCGGGCGCCGCCACGCGCTGGCCCTGCCCGGCGCCACCCTGCAGGGGCGCGCCCTTCCGCAGGACGGCCCCGGGCTGGTTGCCCGCGACGTCGAGGTGGCGGTGGACCGGCCCGACGGCAGCCGCGTCTGGGCACTGCAGACGCTGCAGCGCACGGAGTTCGAGGGGGAGCCGGCGATCCTCGCCTGGAGCTACGACATCACCGGCCGCAAGCGCGCCGAGGAGGATCTGCGCCACGCCAAGGACCAGGCGGAGGTCGCCGCCCGCTCCAAGTCGGAATTCCTGGCGACCATGAGCCACGAGATCCGCACCCCGATGAACGGCGTGCTGGGCATGCTGGAGCTGATCGCCCTGACCCAGCTGGACGCGGAGCAGACCGAACTCGTCACCACCGTGCGCGACAGCGCGACGGCGCTTCTGCGGATCATCGACGACATCCTGGACCTGTCCAAGATCGAGGCGGGCAAGCTCGATCTCGACGAGATGGACCTCGACCCGCGCGAACTGGTGGAGGGGGTGGCGGAGCTGCTGGCCCCGCAGGCCCACCAGAAGGCGCTGCTTCTCGTCTGCGACCTCGACCGCAAGGTGCCCGCGGCGGTGCGCGGCGATCCCGGACGGCTGCGCCAGATCCTGTTCAACCTGACGGGCAACGCCATCAAGTTCACCGACGCCGGCCGGGTCGTCCTGCGCACCCGGCTGGAGCCGTCCGACGCCGGGTCGGACCGGCTGCGCCTGCGCTTCTCGGTCGAGGACACCGGCATCGGGATCAGCAGCGCCGGCCAGGCCCGCCTGTTCCAGCCCTTCAGCCAGGCCGACAGCTCGACCACCCGCCGCTTCGGCGGCACCGGGCTGGGGCTGGCCATCTGCGCCCGTCTGGTGGAGATGATGGGCGGGCGCATCGGTGTGGAGTCGGCGCCGGGCTGCGGCGCCACCTTCTGGTTCACGGTCGATCTGGCCCCGGGGGACCCGCGTACGGTGCCCGGCGACGACACCGACCTGACTGGCCTGTCGATCATCGTGGCCGAGCCGGACCCGGTGCAGCGCGCCGTTCTGATCCGCGCGCTGGAGGACAAACGCGCCGCCGTCGCCGACGCCACGACGGCGGACGAGGCGGTGGAACTGCTGACGATGGCCGACGCCGATCTGCTGCTGCTCTCCGATGGCCTGCTGGAGCATCATCCCGACGACGCGCCCGGCGCGCCCAACCCGCGGCTGTCGGCGCCGGCGGTGCTGGCCCGTATCGCCGCCGCCGGAGTCCGCCCGCCGCCCACGCTGCATCTGGTGGACGGGCGGGAGCAGGCCGGCGACTGCCCGCCGGAAACCGGCGGGGACGGCGCCCCATCCGCCGGACAGCCGCCGCGCCACGACCATCTCGGCCGCCCGATCCGCCGCGACGCCCTGTTCCGCCGTCTGGCCGCCCTCGCCGGGCGCGCCGTTCCCCCGGACCGCCAGGCCGATTCCCCGCTTGCCGCGACGAATGGCGGTCCGGCGGCCCTCGACAAGGCGGCCTTCGAGACGGCCGCCCTCATTCCGACCGCGGCCCCGCCGATGATCCTGGTGGCGGAGGACCATCCGACGAACCAGCAGGTGATCCTGCGCCAGCTCCGCCAGCTCGGCTTCGAGGCCGATCTGAGCGGCGATGGGCTGGAGGCGCTGACCGCCTGGCGGGCACGGCCCTACCGGCTGCTGATCACCGACTGCCACATGCCGCGCATGGACGGCTACGAACTGTCGCGCCAGATCCGCAGCGCCGAGGCGGCGGCCCCCGACACCGAATCGGCATCTGGTCCGGTGGCCGGTTCGGTGGCCGGTTCCCGCCGGCGCACCGCCATCATCGCCATGACCGCCAACGCCCTGGCCGGCGAGATGGAGCGCTGCACCGCCGCGGGGATGGACGACTACATCGCCAAGCCGGTGACCCTGAAGCAGCTCGCCACCGCCCTGAACCGGGCGCTGGGCGAGGGCAGCGCCGCCCCCCCCGACGAGCCGCCCGCGGCGGAACCCGCCGCGACGGCCGAGCAGACGCTGGACCTCGACCATGTCCGCACCACCTTCGGCGGTTTCGACGCGGCGTCGCTGGACATGCTGGATTTCTTCCTGGAAACCACCCGCCCGCTGCTGGACGAGGCCACCGTCGCCCTGCAACGGTGCGACCTGGAGGCCGTCCGCGGCACCGCCCACACGCTGGCCGGCGCGGCGCGCACGGCGGGGGCCAACCGGCTGGGCCGCGCCGCGTCCGCCCTGGAACTCGCCGCCCATCGCGGCGACCCGGACGGAGCCGAACAGGCCCTGGCGGCGGTGCGCGCCGCCTACCCGGCGGTCGAAGCGGCGATCCGCGCCCTGCGGATCGGAGAAGCGGTTTAA
- a CDS encoding amino acid ABC transporter substrate-binding protein: MGLVRSFARAAVVAAVLAAAVSAPSGGPRAETMEDVRERGLLRCGVSSSGAGLAAVDDSGNWRGFFVDMCRALAAAVAGKADRVEFVETNSENRFAILRNGEVDVVMEGTTWTLQRDATFGIDFPAVYLFDGQGFIAHRAHGVARLSDLPPGASVCVIEQTTTLRNLEDWMARTGVRFRLKRVRSTEGALSAFFNHHCDLYTSDRIGLHAQRLLKAPERDDYVILPEAISKEPLGPMVRPDERRWFDIVRWVFLATVLAEEKGITAANAPRLKEEAQDPEVRRLLGATTGVGWGLGLDDDWAFRVITQVGNYGEIFDRHLGAASPLGIDRGMNGLWMNGGLHYAPPLGG; the protein is encoded by the coding sequence ATGGGCTTGGTCCGGTCTTTCGCGCGCGCCGCGGTGGTCGCCGCGGTTCTGGCGGCGGCGGTGTCCGCGCCATCCGGCGGTCCGCGGGCCGAAACCATGGAGGATGTCCGGGAACGCGGGCTGCTGCGCTGCGGCGTCTCGTCTAGCGGAGCCGGTCTGGCGGCGGTGGACGACAGCGGGAACTGGCGCGGCTTCTTCGTGGACATGTGCCGGGCGCTGGCCGCCGCCGTCGCCGGCAAGGCCGACCGGGTGGAGTTCGTCGAGACCAACTCCGAGAACCGCTTCGCCATCCTGCGCAACGGCGAGGTGGACGTGGTGATGGAGGGGACCACCTGGACCCTTCAGCGCGACGCCACCTTCGGCATCGATTTCCCGGCGGTCTACCTGTTCGACGGCCAGGGATTCATCGCGCACCGCGCCCATGGCGTGGCCCGCCTGTCCGATCTGCCGCCCGGCGCTTCCGTCTGCGTGATCGAGCAGACCACCACCCTGCGCAACCTGGAGGACTGGATGGCCCGCACCGGCGTGCGCTTCCGCTTGAAGCGGGTGCGCTCGACCGAGGGGGCGCTGTCGGCCTTCTTCAACCACCACTGCGACCTCTACACCAGCGACCGCATCGGCCTGCACGCCCAGCGCCTGCTGAAGGCCCCCGAGCGCGACGACTACGTCATCCTGCCGGAGGCGATCTCCAAGGAACCGCTGGGCCCGATGGTCCGCCCGGACGAGCGGCGGTGGTTCGACATCGTGCGCTGGGTGTTCCTGGCCACCGTCCTGGCCGAGGAGAAGGGGATCACCGCCGCCAACGCGCCGCGCCTGAAGGAGGAGGCCCAGGACCCGGAGGTGCGCCGCCTCCTCGGGGCCACCACCGGGGTCGGCTGGGGGCTGGGGCTCGACGACGACTGGGCCTTCCGCGTGATCACGCAGGTCGGCAATTACGGCGAGATCTTCGACCGCCATCTGGGCGCCGCCTCGCCGCTGGGCATCGACCGCGGGATGAACGGGCTGTGGATGAACGGCGGCCTGCATTACGCCCCGCCGCTGGGCGGATGA
- the trpB gene encoding tryptophan synthase subunit beta → MTRPNTYRSGPDERGHFGIYGGRFVAETLMPLILEVEKAYREARADPAFEGAIREQLKQYVGRPNPLYYAERLTEKLGGAKIYFKREELNHTGAHKINNCIGQILLARRMGKKRIIAETGAGQHGVATATVCALFDMPCVIYMGETDIARQQPNVFRMKLLGAEVVPVTSGARTLKDAMNEALRDWVTNVADTYYLIGTAAGPHPYPAMVRDFQSVIGDEVRVQMQELEGRLPDSLVACVGGGSNAIGLFHPFLDDPSVQMVAVEAAGHGIDKGPLAHAASITGGRPGVLHGNRTYLLQDEDGQILEGHSISAGLDYPGVGPEHSWLHDIGRVEYVSATDQETLDAFQLCARTEGIIPALESAHALAEIVKRAPKLPKDHLMVLCLSGRGDKDIFSVAQHLGVKL, encoded by the coding sequence ATGACCAGACCCAACACCTACCGTTCCGGTCCCGACGAGCGCGGGCATTTCGGCATCTATGGCGGACGCTTCGTCGCCGAGACGCTGATGCCCCTGATCCTTGAGGTTGAGAAAGCCTACCGCGAGGCCCGGGCCGATCCCGCCTTCGAGGGCGCGATCCGCGAGCAGCTCAAGCAGTATGTCGGCCGCCCGAACCCGCTCTACTACGCCGAACGCCTGACGGAGAAGCTCGGCGGCGCGAAGATCTACTTCAAGCGCGAGGAGCTGAACCACACCGGCGCGCACAAGATCAACAACTGCATCGGCCAGATCCTGCTCGCCCGCCGCATGGGCAAGAAGCGGATCATCGCCGAGACGGGCGCCGGCCAGCACGGTGTGGCGACCGCCACGGTCTGCGCGCTGTTCGACATGCCCTGCGTCATCTACATGGGCGAGACCGACATCGCCCGCCAGCAGCCCAACGTCTTCCGCATGAAGCTGCTGGGGGCGGAGGTGGTTCCGGTGACCTCCGGCGCGCGGACGCTGAAGGACGCGATGAACGAGGCGCTGCGCGACTGGGTCACCAACGTCGCCGACACCTACTACCTGATCGGCACCGCCGCCGGCCCGCACCCGTACCCCGCCATGGTCCGCGACTTCCAGTCGGTGATCGGCGACGAGGTGCGCGTGCAGATGCAGGAGCTGGAGGGCCGCCTGCCCGACAGCCTCGTCGCCTGCGTCGGCGGCGGCTCCAACGCCATCGGCCTGTTCCATCCCTTCCTCGACGATCCGTCGGTGCAGATGGTCGCGGTCGAGGCCGCCGGCCACGGCATCGACAAGGGGCCGCTGGCCCACGCCGCCTCGATCACCGGCGGGCGCCCCGGCGTCCTGCACGGCAACCGTACCTACCTGCTCCAGGACGAGGACGGGCAGATCCTGGAGGGCCACTCCATCTCCGCCGGCCTCGACTATCCGGGCGTCGGGCCGGAGCATTCCTGGCTGCACGACATCGGGCGCGTCGAGTATGTCTCGGCCACCGACCAGGAGACGCTGGACGCCTTCCAGCTCTGCGCCCGCACCGAGGGCATCATCCCCGCGCTGGAATCGGCGCACGCGCTGGCGGAGATCGTGAAGCGCGCCCCGAAACTGCCCAAGGACCACCTGATGGTGCTCTGCCTGTCGGGCCGCGGCGACAAGGACATCTTCTCCGTCGCCCAGCATCTGGGAGTGAAGCTGTGA
- the trpA gene encoding tryptophan synthase subunit alpha codes for MSALNDKAVDNGRIARRFAALKAEGRAGLVTFITAGDPDLETCRAVLHGLPAAGADLIELGLPFSDPMADGPAIQAASLRALHAGTTARKTLDLVRGFRETDADTPVILMGYYNPIHAYGVDRFLADAIEAGVDGLIVVDLPPEEDEELCIPALKAGVNFIRLATPTTDDKRLPAVLQNTSGFVYYVSIAGITGAASADNAAVGAAVERLKRHTDLPVAVGFGIKTPEQAADVARVADAAVVGSAIVTRLAGGLDGGGKAPSGLAEDVLGFVRELADGVRGARG; via the coding sequence GTGAGCGCCCTCAACGACAAGGCCGTTGACAATGGCCGCATCGCCCGGCGGTTCGCCGCGCTGAAGGCGGAGGGCCGCGCCGGCCTCGTCACCTTCATCACCGCCGGCGACCCGGACCTGGAGACCTGCCGCGCCGTCCTGCACGGCCTGCCCGCGGCGGGCGCCGACCTGATCGAGCTGGGGCTGCCCTTCTCCGACCCGATGGCCGACGGCCCGGCGATCCAGGCGGCCAGCCTGCGCGCGCTCCACGCCGGGACGACGGCGCGCAAGACGCTGGACCTCGTGCGCGGCTTCCGCGAAACGGACGCCGACACGCCGGTGATCCTGATGGGCTATTACAACCCGATCCACGCCTATGGGGTGGACCGCTTCCTGGCCGACGCCATCGAGGCCGGGGTGGACGGGCTGATCGTCGTCGACCTGCCGCCCGAAGAGGACGAGGAGCTGTGCATCCCGGCGCTGAAGGCCGGGGTGAACTTCATCCGCTTGGCGACGCCGACCACCGACGACAAGCGCCTGCCGGCGGTTCTCCAGAACACCTCGGGCTTCGTCTATTACGTGTCGATCGCCGGCATCACCGGTGCTGCCAGCGCCGACAACGCGGCGGTGGGCGCCGCGGTGGAACGTCTGAAGCGCCACACCGACCTGCCGGTGGCGGTCGGCTTCGGCATCAAGACGCCGGAGCAGGCGGCCGATGTCGCCCGCGTCGCCGACGCGGCGGTGGTCGGCTCGGCCATCGTCACGCGGCTGGCCGGCGGCCTGGACGGGGGCGGCAAGGCCCCTTCGGGTCTGGCCGAGGATGTGCTGGGCTTCGTCCGGGAACTGGCCGACGGCGTGCGCGGCGCGCGCGGTTGA
- the accD gene encoding acetyl-CoA carboxylase, carboxyltransferase subunit beta yields the protein MNWLTNYVRPKIRALYARKEVPDNLWHKCPSCEAMLFHRDLEENLNVCQHCGFHMRLDPIKRLASMFDEGDYQSVELPKSVVDPLKFRDQKRYTDRLKEAQTKTGRHDAIVVGSGLIGGQPAVVAAFDFGFMGGSMGIAVGEGILAAARTAIAQKAALIVVPASGGARMQEGILSLMQMPRTTIAVEMVKEAGLPYIVVLTDPTTGGVTASFAMIGDIHIAEKGAQIGFAGARVIESTIRETLPEGFQRSEYLQEHGMVDMVVHRRDLRPTLSRVLTLLMQPVLAVATEALPAAPAAVQTEEPRNQAEAADETPAQAGAERTGSEQPA from the coding sequence ATGAACTGGCTTACCAACTACGTCCGCCCCAAGATCCGCGCCCTCTATGCCCGCAAGGAGGTTCCCGACAACCTCTGGCACAAGTGCCCGAGCTGCGAGGCGATGCTCTTCCACCGCGATCTGGAGGAGAACCTCAACGTCTGCCAGCATTGCGGCTTCCACATGCGGCTGGACCCGATCAAGCGGCTGGCCTCGATGTTCGACGAGGGCGACTACCAGTCGGTGGAACTGCCGAAGTCGGTGGTCGATCCGCTGAAGTTCCGCGACCAGAAGCGCTACACCGACCGCCTGAAGGAAGCCCAGACCAAGACGGGCCGGCATGACGCCATCGTCGTCGGCTCCGGCCTGATCGGCGGGCAGCCGGCGGTCGTCGCGGCCTTCGATTTCGGCTTCATGGGCGGCTCGATGGGCATCGCGGTGGGCGAGGGCATCCTGGCCGCCGCCCGCACCGCCATCGCCCAGAAGGCGGCGCTGATCGTCGTCCCGGCCTCGGGCGGGGCGCGCATGCAGGAAGGCATCCTGTCGCTGATGCAGATGCCGCGCACCACCATCGCGGTGGAGATGGTCAAGGAAGCCGGCCTGCCCTACATCGTGGTGCTGACCGACCCGACGACCGGCGGCGTGACCGCCTCCTTCGCGATGATCGGCGATATCCACATCGCCGAGAAGGGTGCGCAGATCGGCTTCGCCGGTGCCCGCGTGATCGAGAGCACGATCCGCGAGACCCTGCCGGAGGGCTTCCAGCGCTCCGAGTATCTCCAGGAGCACGGCATGGTGGACATGGTCGTCCATCGCCGCGACCTGCGCCCGACCCTGTCGCGCGTCCTGACCCTGCTGATGCAGCCGGTCCTGGCCGTGGCGACGGAGGCGCTGCCGGCCGCGCCGGCCGCCGTCCAGACGGAGGAGCCGCGCAACCAGGCCGAGGCCGCCGACGAGACGCCGGCCCAGGCGGGCGCCGAGAGGACCGGCTCCGAGCAGCCGGCCTGA
- a CDS encoding bifunctional folylpolyglutamate synthase/dihydrofolate synthase, producing MPLAESLADPVLDRLKGLHPKVIDLSLDRVHRLLAALGHPERRLPPVVHVAGTNGKGSTLAFLRAMLEAAGLRVHVYTSPHLVRFHERIRLAGTLIDDDRLAALLEECEAANGGGPITFFEVTTVAALLAFAREPADVVLLETGLGGRLDATNVVDRPAVTAITRISYDHRQFLGDTLEAIAGEKAGIFKPGVPAVIYPQPVEEAARTLAIRAETVGAPVPGWSVTPTEGGFRFESARRRIELPLPGLAGAHQIVNAGVALACLDHLPVKVDDAAVRRGLAAVEWPARLQRLTRGPLAEALPAGWDLWLDGGHNDSAGEVLAIQAARWAEEEPKRPLLLVYGMLASKEPREFLGPLAPFVTAARTVAIPGEEASLPAEDTAAATRACGIADSAAAADVGGALDDLKGRVEGPARVLICGSLYLAGTVLAENG from the coding sequence ATGCCGCTCGCTGAGTCGCTCGCCGATCCGGTTCTCGACCGGCTGAAGGGGCTGCACCCCAAGGTCATCGACCTGTCGCTGGACCGCGTGCACCGGCTGCTCGCCGCGCTGGGCCATCCGGAGCGGCGCCTGCCGCCGGTGGTCCATGTGGCGGGCACCAACGGCAAGGGCTCCACGCTCGCCTTCCTGCGGGCGATGCTGGAGGCCGCGGGGCTGCGGGTGCATGTCTACACCTCGCCCCACCTCGTGCGCTTCCACGAGCGCATCCGGCTGGCCGGCACGCTGATCGACGACGACCGGCTGGCCGCCCTGCTGGAGGAGTGCGAGGCCGCCAACGGCGGCGGGCCGATCACCTTCTTCGAGGTGACGACGGTCGCCGCCTTGCTCGCCTTCGCGCGGGAGCCGGCGGACGTGGTCCTCTTGGAAACCGGGCTGGGCGGGCGGCTGGACGCCACCAACGTGGTGGACCGCCCGGCGGTCACCGCCATCACGCGCATCTCCTACGATCACCGCCAGTTCCTCGGCGACACGCTGGAGGCCATCGCGGGCGAGAAGGCCGGCATCTTCAAGCCGGGAGTCCCCGCGGTGATCTACCCGCAGCCCGTGGAGGAGGCCGCCCGCACCCTGGCCATCCGGGCCGAGACGGTGGGCGCGCCGGTTCCCGGCTGGTCGGTCACCCCGACTGAGGGCGGTTTCCGCTTCGAAAGCGCCCGCCGCCGCATCGAGCTGCCGCTGCCGGGGCTGGCCGGGGCGCACCAGATCGTCAACGCCGGGGTGGCGCTGGCCTGCCTGGACCATCTGCCGGTCAAGGTCGACGACGCGGCGGTGCGCCGCGGCCTCGCCGCCGTGGAGTGGCCCGCCCGCCTGCAACGGCTGACCCGCGGCCCGCTGGCCGAGGCCCTGCCCGCCGGCTGGGACCTGTGGCTGGATGGCGGCCACAACGATTCGGCGGGCGAGGTCCTGGCGATCCAGGCCGCGCGCTGGGCGGAGGAGGAGCCGAAACGGCCGCTGCTGCTGGTCTACGGCATGCTGGCGAGCAAGGAGCCGCGGGAATTCCTGGGCCCGCTGGCGCCCTTCGTCACCGCCGCCCGCACCGTCGCCATCCCCGGCGAGGAGGCATCGCTGCCGGCGGAGGACACCGCCGCGGCCACCCGCGCCTGCGGCATCGCCGACAGCGCGGCGGCGGCGGATGTCGGCGGTGCCTTGGACGATCTGAAGGGACGGGTTGAAGGGCCCGCCCGCGTGCTGATCTGCGGCTCGCTCTATCTGGCGGGCACGGTCCTGGCGGAAAACGGCTGA
- a CDS encoding SDR family NAD(P)-dependent oxidoreductase — MTASLLQDAVLVTGAGRRVGLHLAERMMALGHPVIAHYRTPTDGVERLRAAGAVCLQGDLADPDGGPRLAEAVRAVAGSLRAVIHNASAFEVTAPDTADALRQLDVFHAVHVRAPFALNRELAPLLDACSARRADIVHITDIYADNPNPAFDAYCASKAGLQNLALSFAKRLAPKVKVNVVQPGPILFKEWHGPEARARVLSETLLGEEGGVEAIGMAVEAILRNHYQTGAVVAVDGGRRLA, encoded by the coding sequence ATGACCGCATCCCTGTTGCAGGACGCCGTTCTCGTCACCGGCGCGGGCCGCCGCGTCGGTTTGCATCTGGCCGAGCGGATGATGGCGCTGGGGCACCCCGTCATCGCCCATTACCGCACGCCCACCGACGGTGTGGAACGGCTGCGCGCCGCCGGGGCGGTCTGTCTGCAAGGCGATCTGGCCGATCCGGACGGCGGGCCGCGGCTGGCCGAGGCGGTGCGGGCCGTGGCGGGAAGCCTGCGGGCGGTGATCCACAACGCCTCGGCCTTCGAGGTGACGGCGCCGGACACCGCGGACGCGCTGCGGCAGCTCGACGTCTTCCACGCCGTTCATGTGCGCGCGCCCTTCGCGCTGAACCGCGAACTGGCGCCGCTGCTGGACGCTTGCTCGGCGCGGCGGGCCGACATCGTCCACATCACCGACATCTACGCCGACAACCCCAACCCGGCCTTCGACGCCTATTGCGCCAGCAAGGCCGGGCTCCAAAACCTCGCGCTGTCCTTCGCCAAGCGGCTGGCGCCCAAGGTGAAGGTCAACGTCGTCCAGCCGGGGCCGATCCTGTTCAAGGAGTGGCACGGCCCAGAGGCGCGGGCGCGTGTGCTGTCAGAGACGCTGCTCGGCGAAGAGGGCGGGGTGGAGGCCATCGGCATGGCGGTGGAGGCCATCCTCCGCAACCACTATCAGACCGGCGCCGTCGTCGCGGTGGACGGTGGCCGGCGTCTCGCCTAA
- a CDS encoding molybdopterin-dependent oxidoreductase has protein sequence MFVLAGAASAGTLPEPTEKPILVVSGQIGATNRDGAAVFDRPMLEALGMVSFTTATPWYKEPVTFEGVPLARLMERVEARGETLTATALNDYTGEIPMDDVRNRKVILALKRDGAYMPVSDKGPLFIVYDFDHDPEANRQKYFARSVWQVARLTVK, from the coding sequence TTGTTTGTACTTGCCGGCGCGGCCAGCGCCGGGACGCTGCCGGAACCGACGGAAAAGCCGATTCTGGTCGTGTCGGGGCAGATCGGGGCGACCAACCGCGACGGTGCGGCGGTCTTCGACCGTCCCATGCTGGAAGCGCTGGGCATGGTCTCCTTCACCACCGCCACCCCCTGGTACAAGGAGCCGGTGACCTTCGAAGGCGTGCCGCTCGCCCGCCTGATGGAGCGTGTGGAGGCGCGCGGCGAAACGCTGACCGCGACGGCGCTGAACGACTACACCGGCGAAATCCCCATGGACGACGTGCGGAACCGCAAGGTGATCCTGGCGCTGAAGCGTGACGGGGCCTACATGCCGGTCAGCGACAAGGGGCCGCTGTTCATCGTCTATGATTTCGACCATGATCCGGAAGCGAACCGGCAGAAATATTTCGCACGCTCGGTCTGGCAGGTCGCCCGGCTGACCGTGAAGTGA